One genomic region from Thalassotalea sp. PS06 encodes:
- a CDS encoding undecaprenyl-diphosphate phosphatase encodes MSTVEIIVLALIQGLTEFLPISSSAHLILPSQLLGWVDQGLAFDVAVHVGTLLAVMIYFRQEVGDMLFAWGNSIAKKEHTADSQLAWWILFATIPAGLFGLLGKDFIEEHLRSAAVIALTTIVFGLLLGFVDIKAKQNKEISALGFKGAMMIGLAQAIALIPGTSRSGITMTMGLMLGLTRTAAARFSFLLSIPAIAMAGSYLTFKLVTSSEAVDWQAIALGSGIAFVSAYACIHYFLILVDKLGMMPFVIYRLLLGGFLVWFIS; translated from the coding sequence ATGTCTACCGTTGAAATTATTGTTCTGGCGCTAATCCAGGGCCTTACCGAATTTTTGCCAATATCCAGCTCAGCACATTTGATTTTGCCTTCGCAGTTATTAGGTTGGGTGGATCAGGGATTGGCATTCGACGTCGCCGTTCATGTCGGAACCTTGTTGGCGGTAATGATTTATTTTCGTCAGGAAGTCGGCGATATGCTGTTTGCCTGGGGTAACTCTATCGCTAAGAAAGAGCACACGGCAGATAGCCAACTTGCCTGGTGGATTCTTTTTGCGACGATTCCTGCTGGCCTGTTTGGTCTGTTAGGTAAAGACTTTATTGAAGAGCACCTGCGAAGCGCAGCGGTTATTGCTCTTACTACGATCGTTTTTGGTTTGCTCTTAGGCTTTGTAGATATTAAGGCTAAACAGAATAAAGAGATTAGTGCCCTTGGTTTTAAAGGTGCAATGATGATTGGTCTGGCGCAGGCAATCGCTCTAATACCGGGTACCTCGAGAAGTGGTATCACTATGACCATGGGCTTGATGCTGGGCTTAACCCGCACTGCTGCGGCGCGTTTTTCTTTTCTTTTATCAATACCTGCCATTGCCATGGCGGGTAGCTATTTAACCTTCAAGTTGGTAACCAGCTCAGAAGCAGTAGACTGGCAGGCGATTGCGTTAGGAAGCGGTATCGCTTTTGTCAGCGCTTATGCCTGTATCCACTATTTCCTGATCCTTGTCGATAAACTTGGAATGATGCCATTTGTCATTTATCGGTTATTACTGGGCGGTTTCCTGGTGTGGTTTATTAGTTAA
- the folK gene encoding 2-amino-4-hydroxy-6-hydroxymethyldihydropteridine diphosphokinase, with amino-acid sequence MARVFISIGSNIDREAQIIAGVRALRELYGDVLLSSVYECEPVGFVGDHFFNLVAEVQTDVSPGQVGQDLKLLEKEQGRIDFSKKFSARKMDLDILLYDDQVMETPVQIPRDEIPENAYVLWPLSELAPNLVHPVLKKTYQQLWNEYDKNKQIIRKVPFNWPE; translated from the coding sequence ATGGCCAGAGTGTTTATATCTATCGGCAGTAATATTGATCGGGAAGCTCAGATCATTGCCGGGGTTAGGGCATTGCGTGAACTGTATGGTGACGTCTTGTTATCCTCTGTTTATGAATGTGAACCGGTTGGCTTTGTTGGCGATCACTTCTTCAATCTGGTTGCTGAAGTGCAAACAGATGTGAGTCCAGGGCAGGTTGGCCAGGATCTCAAGCTACTTGAGAAAGAGCAGGGTCGTATCGATTTTTCCAAGAAATTTAGTGCCCGGAAAATGGATTTGGATATCCTGTTATACGATGATCAGGTGATGGAAACGCCGGTACAAATCCCAAGAGATGAGATCCCGGAAAATGCCTACGTGTTATGGCCGTTGTCCGAGCTTGCACCAAATTTAGTGCATCCAGTGTTGAAGAAAACCTATCAACAACTTTGGAATGAATACGATAAAAATAAACAAATCATAAGGAAAGTGCCATTTAACTGGCCTGAATGA
- the folB gene encoding dihydroneopterin aldolase: MDIIFIEGLKVHTTIGYYEWEKKIKQLLVFDIDIATDVRPAASNDELAKTIDYAEVSEFVEQFCQENPVDLLETLGQRLVDSLISKYQIDWIRIKIAKPGAVEQANAVGIIIERGERS; encoded by the coding sequence ATGGACATTATTTTTATTGAAGGCCTGAAGGTGCATACCACCATTGGCTATTACGAGTGGGAAAAGAAGATTAAACAGCTTCTTGTATTTGATATCGATATCGCCACCGATGTGCGACCTGCTGCAAGTAATGATGAATTAGCGAAAACCATAGACTATGCTGAAGTATCTGAATTTGTTGAGCAATTTTGCCAGGAAAATCCCGTTGATTTACTCGAAACCCTGGGCCAGCGCCTGGTGGATTCATTGATAAGCAAGTATCAGATTGACTGGATCCGGATCAAAATCGCTAAACCTGGTGCCGTTGAACAGGCAAATGCCGTGGGCATTATCATTGAACGGGGCGAGCGCAGTTAA
- the plsY gene encoding glycerol-3-phosphate 1-O-acyltransferase PlsY, which yields MKLTKQGLRLKIMVWISIGIIIMAYLLGSISSAILICRLRGLPDPRTQGSHNPGATNVLRISNKATAAAVLFLDVLKGAVPVYGAFLLGVEPIYLGLIAIAACLGHMYPIFFRFQGGKAVATAFGALSAIGWTFSLALIITWLAVFRATKYSSLAAIVTVSLAPLYTFFLKPLYVQEVTMLSLLIIFRHRDNLVRLWQGEEGKMRSKHGTK from the coding sequence ATGAAACTAACAAAACAGGGGCTCCGACTTAAGATTATGGTTTGGATTTCGATTGGCATCATTATTATGGCTTATCTGTTAGGCTCTATCTCTAGTGCCATTCTGATTTGTCGTTTGCGTGGTCTACCGGATCCCCGTACCCAGGGTTCGCACAACCCCGGCGCCACCAACGTCCTGCGCATATCCAATAAAGCCACCGCCGCTGCGGTATTGTTCCTTGATGTGTTGAAAGGTGCAGTCCCGGTTTATGGTGCATTCTTGCTCGGCGTTGAGCCAATCTATCTCGGCTTAATCGCAATCGCCGCCTGCCTTGGTCATATGTACCCTATTTTTTTCCGTTTTCAGGGTGGTAAAGCCGTAGCAACCGCATTTGGCGCCCTATCCGCCATCGGTTGGACATTCTCACTCGCTCTTATCATCACCTGGCTTGCGGTTTTTAGAGCGACAAAATACTCATCACTAGCGGCAATTGTTACCGTTTCCCTGGCACCTTTATATACCTTTTTCCTGAAACCTCTTTATGTTCAGGAAGTAACCATGTTGTCACTATTAATCATATTCCGTCATCGCGACAACCTTGTACGTTTGTGGCAGGGTGAAGAAGGCAAGATGAGGTCAAAGCACGGTACCAAGTAA